The following are encoded in a window of Microcaecilia unicolor chromosome 14, aMicUni1.1, whole genome shotgun sequence genomic DNA:
- the LOC115457203 gene encoding olfactory receptor 6B1-like, with protein sequence MEQRNETMVTEFILLGFPTSLHSQVALFLIFLFAYIFTIIENMVIILMIRMNRKLHKPMYFFLSNLSFLEIWYITVTIPNLLVNILTEKKVIYFWGCMTQLFFFISLMCTECVLLAVMAFDRYVAICYPLRYSTIMSNKLCIQLAAGSWISGFTITIIKISFISKLSFCGPNVINHFFCDISPVLNLACTDMSLAELVDFILALVILLIPLTATVLSYISIVAAILKIPSTSGRKKAFSTCASHLTVVTIFYSATLYIYARPKKINAFDINKLISVLYAVVTPIINPIIYCLRNKEVKEILKNSCHCS encoded by the coding sequence ATGgaacaaagaaatgaaacaatggtgacagaattcattCTCCTAGGGTTCCCAACATCTCTGCATTCACAGGTTGCCCTCTTCCTAATATTTTTATTTGCCTACATATTTACAATAATAGAAAATATGGTCATTATTTTGATGATCAGGATGAACAGGAAGCTCCACAAACCCATGTACTTCTTTCTCAGCAATCTGTCCTTCTTAGAGATTTGGTATATCACAGTCACCATCCCAAACTTGCTCGTCAATATTCTCACGGAAAAGAAAGTTATTTATTTCTGGGGATGCATGACCCAACTGTTCTTCTTCATTTCTCTGATGTGCACTGAGTGTGTCCTTCTAGCAGTTATGGCGTTTGACCGCTACGTGGCTATTTGCTATCCATTGAGATATTCTACCATCATGAGCAACAAGCTCTGTATCCAGTTGGCTGCCGGCTCATGGATTAGTGGATTCACCATAACAATAATAAAGATTTCTTTCATCTCCAAGTTATCTTTCTGCGGACCCAACGTTATTAACCATTTCTTCTGCGATATCTCCCCTGTTCTGAACTTGGCCTGCACGGATATGTCTCTGGCTGAACTAGTAGACTTCATCTTAGCTCTGGTGATATTACTGATCCCGCTCACGGCAACTGTTCTGTCTTATATCTCAATAGTGGCTGCTATACTAAAAATCCCATCCACCTCGGGAAGGAAGAAGGCGTTCTCCACCTGTGCCTCTCACCTCACTGTGGTCACCATATTCTATTCGGCAACACTCTATATATATGCCCGGCCAAAAAAGATCAACGCTTTTGATATCAACAAACTCATCTCAGTGCTGTATGCCGTTGTCACCCCAATTATAAACCCAATCATCTACTGTCTTCGAAACAAAGAGGTAAAAGAGATCTTGAAAAACTCATGCCATTGTTCCTAG
- the LOC115457204 gene encoding olfactory receptor 6B1-like, translating into MEQRNETIVTEFILRGFPTTLRVQITLFIVFLFAYVFTVVENMVIILMITLNRKLHKPMYFFLANLSFMEMSYITVTIPNLLANLASEKKIISFSGCMTQLFFFISLMSCECVLLAVMAFDRYVAICYPLRYSTIMSSTLCIELAAVAWISGFAITMIKISFISRLSFCGVNVINHFFCDISPVLNLACMDMSLAELVDFILALVILLTPLTVTVVSYIAIVAAILKIPSTTGRKKAFSTCASHLTVVTIFYSATLYIYARPKKISAFDINKLISVLYAVITPVINPIIYCLRNKEVKDVLRNSRYCTIIIPRKTDNN; encoded by the coding sequence ATGgaacaaagaaatgaaacaatcGTGACAGAATTCATTCTCCGAGGGTTCCCAACTACATTGCGTGTACAGATTACTCTCTTCATAGTATTTTTATTTGCTTACGTATTTACTGTCGTAGAAAATATGGTCATTATTTTGATGATCACACTGAACAGAAAGCTTCACAAACCCATGTACTTCTTTCTCGCAAATCTGTCCTTTATGGAGATGTCCTACATCACGGTAACCATCCCAAACTTGCTTGCTAACCTTGCCTCAGAAAAGAAAATCATTTCGTTCTCTGGATGCATGACCCAACTGTTCTTCTTCATTTCACTGATGAGCTGTGAATGTGTCCTTCTAGCAGTCATGGCGTTTGACCGCTACGTGGCTATTTGTTATCCATTGAGATATTCTACCATCATGAGCAGCACACTCTGTATCGAACTGGCTGCTGTTGCTTGGATAAGTGGGTTTGCCATAACAATGATAAAGATTTCTTTCATCTCCAGGTTATCCTTTTGTGGAGTCAATGTTATTAACCATTTCTTCTGCGATATCTCCCCTGTTCTGAACCTCGCCTGCATGGATATGTCTCTGGCTGAACTAGTAGACTTCATCTTAGCACTGGTTATATTACTGACCCCTCTCACGGTAACTGTTGTGTCGTATATCGCAATAGTGGCTGCTATCTTAAAAATCCCATCCACCACAGGACGGAAGAAGGCCTTCTCTACTTGTGCCTCCCACCTCACTGTGGTCACCATATTCTATTCGGCAACACTCTATATATATGCCCGTCCTAAAAAGATCAGTGCTTTTGATATCAACAAACTGATCTCAGTGTTGTATGCCGTTATAACTCCAGTTATAAATCCAATCATCTACTGTCTTAGAAACAAAGAGGTAAAAGATGTTTTGAGGAACTCACGTTATTGCACTATTATTATTCCTAGAAAAACAGACAATAACTAG
- the LOC115457205 gene encoding olfactory receptor 10A4-like, which translates to MIWNNHTSITKFVLLGFSRLPSELQMVLFGAILVIYLTTLIGNIMAIVIITVDPLLHTPMYWFLKNLSIIEICFTTSVAPKMLGDLLSKDKSISFMGCATQMVFFFTPGQNECLLLAVMAYDRYVAICDPLHYTTVMSWFICIRLMISTWLASLLMTLAQTIFIFSLSYCGPNEINHFFCDVSPMLDLACEDTSMNKVSIFVDGIIVLLMPFALILFSYINILFTILRIRSVEGKRRAFSTCSSHLTSVTLFYGTAISVYMIGSNQTRDTDKFCSLLYCIVTPMLNPMIYCLRNQEFKKAFQNFVGKIST; encoded by the coding sequence ATGATCTGGAACAATCACACCTCTATCACGAAGTTTGTTCTATTGGGATTTTCTAGGCTTCCTAGTGAACTACAGATGGTGCTGTTTGGTGCAATTTTGGTGATCTACCTAACTACTTTGATTGGAAATATTATGGCCATTGTGATCATCACTGTTGATCCTCTCCTTCATACCCCCATGTACTGGTTTCTCAAGAATCTATCCATTATAGAAATCTGTTTCACCACTTCTGTTGCCCCAAAAATGCTGGGAGACCTCTTGTCCAAAGACAAATCCATTTCCTTCATGGGTTGTGCAACACAGATGGTTTTCTTTTTCACTCCAGGGCAGAATGAATGCCTCCTGCTTGCTGTGATGGCATATGATCGATACGTGGCCATCTGTGATCCCCTGCACTATACCACAGTCATGAGCTGGTTCATATGTATTCGTTTAATGATAAGTACATGGTTGGCTAGTCTTCTAATGACCTTAGCACAAACAATTTTTATCTTTAGCTTATCATACTGTGGGCCGAATGAAATTAATCATTTCTTCTGTGATGTTTCACCAATGTTAGACCTGGCGTGTGAGGACACTTCAATGAACAAAGTTTCCATTTTTGTGGACGGGATCATTGTTCTGTTGATGCCCTTTGCATTGATTCTCTTCTCTTACATCAACATTCTCTTCACCATATTAAGGATCCGCTCTGTGGAAGGGAAAAGAAGGGCTTTCTCTACCTGCAGCTCCCACTTAACCTCTGTAACATTATTCTATGGCACAGCCATATCTGTATATATGATTGGCTCCAATCAGACACGTGATACTGACAAATTTTGTTCGCTTTTATACTGTATTGTGACTCCCATGCTAAATCCTATGATCTACTGCCTTAGGAATCaagagtttaaaaaggccttCCAAAACTTTGTAGGAAAAATATCTACTTGA
- the LOC115457206 gene encoding olfactory receptor 6-like, with the protein MIDLKNATIIQEFILVGFHGTLGLQVFLFFIFSFAYLLTLVGNLTIIVIVRLNSQLHKPMYFFLSNLSFLEIWYTMVIVPRMLANFLMEDKTISFIACMTQLYFFLSLVCTECVLLAVMAVDRYVAICIPLRYTIIMNNQLCVKVAVVSWMSGFIISMIKVYYISGITMCGTNIINHFFCDVSPLLNLACTDKGEAETVDFIFAMLLTAIPLSVILISYICIIVTVLSIPSTSGRKKAFSTCASHLTVVIIFYSTTLFMYARPKAIYSFDSNKVVSLIYTVITPFLNPFIYCFRNKEVKDALRKTMRKRDQM; encoded by the coding sequence atgataGACCTGAAGAATGCGACCATCATTCAGGAATTTATCCTTGTAGGCTTCCACGGGACTCTGGGACTTCAGGTCTTCTTGTTCTTCATCTTCTCCTTTGCCTACCTCTTAACCCTGGTGGGAAATCTTACTATAATTGTAATAGTCCGACTCAACTCCCAGCTCCACAAgcccatgtacttcttcctcagcAACCTGTCTTTCTTGGAAATATGGTACACCATGGTCATTGTACCCCGGATGCTAGCAAACTTTCTGATGGAGGACAAAACCATTTCTTTTATTGCCTGTATGACCCAGTtatatttctttctctctttgGTTTGTACTGAATGTGTCCTTCTGGCTGTCATGGCAGTGGACCGTTATGTAGCTATCTGTATCCCACTGCGCTATACAATTATTATGAACAACCAACTGTGCGTCAAAGTGGCTGTTGTGTCTTGGATGAGTGGTTTCATTATCTCTATGATAAAGGTGTACTACATTTCTGGGATCACCATGTGTGGCACCAATATTATCAACCATTTCTTTTGCGACGTCTCTCCACTCCTGAACCTGGCCTGTACAGATAAAGGAGAGGCGGAAACAGTAGATTTTATCTTTGCCATGCTGCTAACGGCAATCCCATTGTCTGTGATTCTGATATCATATATCTGTATAATAGTCACTGTTCTTAGCATCCCAAGCACCTCAGGCCGTAAAAAGGCCTTCTCCACCTGCGCTTCTCACCTCACTGTTGTCATCATATTCTATAGCACCACACTTTTTATGTATGCCCGGCCAAAAGCCATCTACTCGTTTGATTCCAACAAAGTCGTATCCCTCATATACACTGTTATtacaccttttttaaatcctttcaTCTATTGCTTCAGGAACAAGGAGGTGAAGGACGCATTGAGAAAAACAATGAGGAAACGAGATCAGATGTAA